One Brassica napus cultivar Da-Ae chromosome C2, Da-Ae, whole genome shotgun sequence DNA window includes the following coding sequences:
- the LOC106428532 gene encoding PR5-like receptor kinase: MANELLVIFLVVSYLFVSGITSRNFTIENKCDYTVWPAASNGPGGISLSTTGFMLRKGEARVINAPFSWTGRFWGRTFCSTNSTGSFSCATGDCGTGKVDCGGAGVSLLPATLAEFALDNSGKDYYDVSVIDGYNLPILVVPQGDKTCSSTGCVVDMNVTCPFELRVTANTSMIACMNACQKLKLPEYCCTGNYSTPDKCKPSLYSQNFKSVCPRAYSYTYDDASSSTFLCASNKSNYAITFCPSTILNTTKNNSTSVADSPFPAQTNDGGLEPPTRPPTESQPTNKATTEQKKKISWKLKLIMGVSATLVGMIIIMVGIILRARNARKNDGNEENVEAIVMLKRYSYARVKKMTNSFVHVLGQGGFGTVYKGKLPDGNQDVAVKVLKESKGNGHEFINEVASMSRTSHVNIVSLLGFCYEGDKRAIIYEFMPNGSLDKFISENMSAKRDWEKLYDIALGVSRGLEYLHNRCVSRIVHFDIKPQNILVDKDLCPKISDFGLAKLCKNKESIISMLDTRGTAGYIAPEVFSKNFGGVSYKSDVYSYGMVVLEMIGARNIDKVENSGSNNSSMYFPDWIYKDFESGEIMRIFGDQITIEEEKIAKKMVLVGLWCIHTIPSHRPTMIKVTEMLEGSIEALQVPPKPLLCLPASVPETVEDSNETSCSSNPNQFCNLSAYEDTLQFSNKEFQKPDKGSQSTSKSSSTKVSKET; the protein is encoded by the exons ATGGCCAATGAGTTGCTAGTGATATTCCTTGTCGTTTCATATTTGTTTGTCTCAG GAATAACCTCGAGAAACTTTACCATAGAGAACAAATGCGATTACACTGTCTGGCCAGCAGCCTCAAATGGTCCTGGGGGCATTTCCCTCTCCACCACCGGCTTCATGCTGAGGAAAGGAGAGGCGCGTGTTATCAACGCGCCGTTCTCATGGACAGGTCGTTTCTGGGGTAGGACATTCTGCTCCACCAACTCAACTGGAAGTTTCTCCTGCGCCACCGGAGACTGTGGTACTGGAAAAGTTGACTGCGGCGGAGCCGGCGTATCTCTTCTTCCGGCAACTTTAGCCGAGTTTGCCCTCGACAATAGCGGTAAAGACTACTACGACGTATCAGTCATCGACGGTTACAACCTTCCCATCCTAGTTGTCCCACAGGGCGATAAGACGTGCAGCAGCACCGGGTGCGTTGTCGATATGAACGTGACGTGTCCATTCGAGCTGAGGGTGACAGCTAACACCAGCATGATCGCATGCATGAACGCCTGTCAGAAGCTGAAGTTGCCGGAGTATTGCTGTACCGGTAATTATTCTACACCGGACAAGTGCAAACCGTCACTGTATTCTCAGAACTTCAAGAGTGTGTGCCCACGCGCCTATAGCTACACGTACGATGATGCTAGTAGCAGCACCTTCTTATGCGCAAGCAATAAATCTAACTATGCCATCACCTTTTGCCCGTCGACTATTCTCAACACAACCAA AAACAACAGTACTTCAGTGGCTGATTCTCCATTTCCTGCTCAAACAAATGATGGAGGTCTTGAACCTCCCACAAGACCTCCCACAGAATCTCAACCCACTAATAAAGCTACTACCGAACAAaaaa AAAAAATATCATGGAAGTTAAAACTCATCATGG GAGTTTCAGCAACTTTAGTTGGGATGATCATTATTATGGTGGGAATAATACTGAGGGCAAGGAATGCAAGAAAAAATGATGGGAATGAAGAAAACGTTGAAGCAATTGTAATGTTGAAACGATATAGTTATGCAAGAGTCAAGAAGATGACAAACTCATTTGTGCATGTTCTCGGGCAAGGAGGCTTTGGTACTGTATATAAAGGGAAGTTACCGGATGGAAACCAAGATGTTGCAGTGAAGGTTTTAAAAGAGTCAAAGGGGAATGGACATGAGTTCATCAATGAAGTAGCTAGCATGAGTAGAACATCCCATGTTAATATCGTTTCTTTGCTTGGTTTCTGTTATGAAGGAGACAAGAGAGCTATAATCTATGAGTTCATGCCCAATGGATCCCTGGACAAGTTTATCTCAGAGAATATGTCAGCAAAGAGGGATTGGGAGAAGCTATATGATATTGCTTTAGGTGTCTCTCGCGGCCTAGAGTATTTGCACAACCGTTGTGTGTCAAGGATTGTACATTTCGACATAAAGCCGCAAAACATACTCGTGGACAAAGATCTTTGTCCTAAGATTTCTGATTTTGGTCTTGCTAAGCTCTGTAAAAATAAGGAGAGCATCATATCCATGCTAGACACAAGAGGAACGGCAGGATACATTGCTCCTGAAGTGTTTTCTAAGAATTTTGGAGGAGTTTCATATAAGTCAGATGTGTACAGTTATGGGATGGtggttcttgagatgattggaGCAAGGAATATAGACAAGGTTGAAAATTCTGGATCCAACAATAGTTCAATGTACTTTCCAGATTGGATCTATAAGGATTTTGAGAGTGGAGAAATCATGAGGATTTTCGGAGATCAGATAACAATAGAAGAAGAGAAAATTGCAAAGAAAATGGTATTGGTTGGTCTATGGTGTATTCACACAATTCCATCTCATCGTCCAACAATGATCAAAGTCACTGAAATGTTAGAGGGGAGTATAGAAGCTCTCCAAGTTCCACCTAAACCTCTCTTGTGTTTACCTGCAAGTGTTCCAGAAACTGTTGAAGATAGTAATGAGACTTCATGCTCCTCTAACCCAAATCAGTTTTGTAATCTTTCAGCTTATGAAGATACTTTACAATTTTCCAACAAAGAGTTTCAAAAACCTGATAAAGGAAGTCAAAGTACTTCAAAGTCTTCATCAACTAAAGTCAGCAAAGAGACTTGA